A single region of the Drosophila takahashii strain IR98-3 E-12201 chromosome 2R, DtakHiC1v2, whole genome shotgun sequence genome encodes:
- the LOC138912469 gene encoding uncharacterized protein: protein MDKSKIAEWLQANEIVFPTSATLRQLRKIALDAGCQEAADIPENTFEEEDTKIDVLSHGTASEDIDELEEEEALLDAAIRVAKKKKILSGLMQNDNKTTDDIRMVKQLMTPFSATENEEALKWILDFERICRDVNECIIFQLRCVRMLMKSGTDADLFLRVDRPNTYDEFKENFVDIRSWQFNC, encoded by the coding sequence ATGGACAAATCGAAAATTGCGGAGTGGCTACAAGCCAATGAAATTGTGTTCCCAACAAGTGCAACATTAAGACAACTGCGCAAGATTGCTTTGGATGCCGGTTGCCAAGAGGCGGCTGATATCCCGGAAAACACTTTCGAGGAAGAAGACACCAAAATTGATGTATTAAGCCATGGGACCGCTAGCGAAGACATCGACGAattggaagaagaagaagcactACTTGACGCCGCCATACGGGTagctaagaagaagaagatattGTCTGGGTTAATGCAGAACGACAATAAGACGACAGATGACATCCGAATGGTGAAACAACTCATGACCCCGTTTTCTGCCACTGAAAATGAGGAAGCGCTTAAGTGGATTTTGGATTTTGAGAGAATCTGCAGAGATGTTAATGAGtgtataatttttcaattacgTTGCGTGCGAATGCTGATGAAATCTGGAACAGATGCCGACTTGTTCCTGCGTGTCGATCGACCGAACACTTACGAcgaatttaaggaaaatttcgtaGACATTCGGTCGTGGCAGTTCAACTGCTGA